In the genome of Kitasatospora cineracea, one region contains:
- a CDS encoding CBS domain-containing protein: protein MTISLERPATITTVGDLMKHPELQIGDDVTADTAMDILHSSGADHVLVRADDGRCAGLLTRLHLAPFQARSWYTERTPVRDIALDRAPFATADMPASDALAAMRARGLDTWPVVDHDGHAVGLLDF from the coding sequence ATGACCATCAGCCTCGAACGGCCCGCGACCATCACCACGGTCGGCGACCTCATGAAACACCCGGAACTGCAGATCGGCGACGACGTCACCGCCGACACCGCGATGGACATCCTGCACAGCTCCGGTGCGGACCACGTCCTGGTCCGCGCCGACGACGGCCGCTGCGCCGGGCTGCTGACCCGGCTCCACCTCGCGCCGTTCCAGGCCCGGTCCTGGTACACCGAGCGCACCCCGGTCCGCGACATCGCCCTCGACCGCGCCCCGTTCGCCACCGCCGACATGCCGGCCTCGGACGCCCTCGCCGCCATGCGCGCCCGAGGTCTGGACACGTGGCCGGTGGTGGACCACGACGGCCACGCCGTCGGCCTCCTCGACTTCTAG
- a CDS encoding MerR family transcriptional regulator: MGRAAEMTATTAGFLRALGEHRLITPLRSEGGHRRYSRYQLRIAMRARDLVDQGTPIEAACRIIILEDQLEEALRINEQLRRSQSGPDSAADT, encoded by the coding sequence ATGGGCCGCGCCGCCGAGATGACCGCCACCACCGCCGGCTTCCTGCGCGCCCTCGGCGAACACCGCCTCATCACCCCGCTGCGCTCCGAAGGCGGCCACCGCCGCTACTCCCGCTACCAGCTGCGCATCGCCATGCGCGCCCGCGACCTCGTCGACCAGGGCACCCCCATCGAAGCGGCCTGCCGCATCATCATCCTCGAGGACCAACTCGAAGAAGCCCTGCGCATCAACGAGCAACTGCGCCGCAGCCAGAGCGGACCGGACTCGGCGGCCGACACCTGA
- a CDS encoding L,D-transpeptidase, whose product MPDHAGPDTDGLSVALRQLIADAPSALPLPPAEVHRAGVRRLRRRRIALGSATVLAAAVVIAGGLRSGTAPQPSAPPAAPPSPMAGRTAAAAPVAVIDTDSHRMTVTGNDGRTTVLDVTAGRPGNETPGGRMTVQDKLPKVGLSDDGASGGQGGATADWCVRLGRPGSATPAYVCSMPWLPASGIGQANTTRGAVGLLPDDARWFYDHVEPGDTVEVVGSSAGGPSGAPPSP is encoded by the coding sequence GTGCCTGACCACGCCGGCCCCGACACCGACGGCCTCTCCGTCGCCCTGCGGCAGCTGATCGCCGACGCTCCGTCCGCGCTTCCCCTGCCACCCGCCGAGGTTCACCGCGCCGGCGTCCGGCGCCTCCGTCGGCGCCGCATCGCGCTGGGGTCCGCGACCGTGCTCGCGGCCGCCGTCGTGATCGCCGGCGGCCTCCGGTCCGGCACCGCACCGCAGCCGTCGGCCCCGCCCGCCGCCCCGCCGTCGCCGATGGCCGGCCGGACAGCGGCCGCGGCGCCCGTCGCCGTCATCGACACCGACAGCCACCGGATGACGGTCACGGGGAACGACGGCCGCACGACGGTGCTCGACGTCACGGCGGGTCGGCCGGGCAACGAGACGCCCGGAGGACGGATGACGGTCCAGGACAAGCTCCCGAAGGTCGGGCTGTCCGACGACGGCGCCTCCGGCGGGCAGGGGGGCGCGACCGCGGACTGGTGCGTGCGGCTCGGCCGGCCCGGCAGCGCGACCCCCGCCTACGTCTGCTCGATGCCCTGGCTGCCCGCTTCCGGCATCGGCCAGGCGAACACCACCCGCGGGGCCGTGGGCCTGCTGCCGGACGACGCACGGTGGTTCTACGACCACGTCGAACCCGGCGACACCGTCGAAGTGGTCGGCTCCTCCGCCGGCGGCCCGTCCGGCGCACCGCCCTCCCCGTAG
- a CDS encoding alpha/beta hydrolase family protein encodes MRMDEGGVLDAARTLAALLEAGRFDDIAGLFAPPLRAAVPAEALRLAWAVETGGRGGVRALAEPRPEPGGADPVRVRIPVTCADGGFTVVTSVGADGLLHGLRLDPHDGADWQAPPYAHEDRFTEREVLLGTGPLAVPGTLTLPAGPGPWPAAVLLAGGGPFDRDGTSGPNKPLKDLAWGLASRRTAVLRFDKPAFAHPGRVPAGSTMADEYLPSALAAVELLRHLPGIDPDRVHLVGHSAGGKAAPRIAAADPSVAGLVLLAADAEPMHRAAVRVARHLAALAPGPDADRAVADLARKADLVDDPDLAPDTPARLLPLGFSAPYWLDLRSYDPVATAAALDRPLLLLQGGRDYQVTVADDLARWRRGLAHRGDVTIRVHPDANHLFLPGTGRPSPAEYAVPGHVAPAVVDEIATWLGPR; translated from the coding sequence ATGAGAATGGATGAGGGCGGGGTACTGGACGCGGCACGCACCCTCGCCGCACTGCTGGAGGCCGGACGCTTCGACGACATCGCCGGCCTCTTCGCACCGCCGCTGCGCGCCGCCGTCCCCGCCGAGGCGCTGCGCCTGGCCTGGGCCGTCGAGACCGGCGGCCGCGGCGGCGTCCGGGCCCTCGCCGAGCCCCGGCCGGAGCCCGGCGGCGCCGACCCGGTCCGGGTGCGGATCCCGGTCACCTGCGCGGACGGGGGCTTCACCGTGGTCACCTCGGTCGGCGCCGACGGCCTGCTGCACGGGCTGCGCCTGGACCCGCACGACGGCGCCGACTGGCAGGCGCCGCCCTACGCGCACGAGGACCGGTTCACCGAACGCGAGGTCCTGCTCGGCACCGGGCCGCTCGCCGTGCCCGGCACGCTCACCCTCCCCGCCGGACCCGGCCCGTGGCCCGCCGCGGTGCTCCTCGCCGGCGGCGGACCGTTCGACCGGGACGGCACCAGCGGCCCCAACAAGCCGCTCAAGGACCTCGCCTGGGGACTCGCCTCCCGCCGCACAGCCGTCCTGCGTTTCGACAAGCCGGCCTTCGCCCACCCCGGCCGCGTCCCGGCCGGCTCCACCATGGCCGACGAGTACCTGCCGTCCGCCCTCGCCGCCGTCGAACTCCTGCGGCACCTCCCCGGCATCGACCCCGACCGCGTCCACCTGGTCGGCCACAGCGCGGGCGGCAAGGCGGCGCCCCGGATCGCCGCCGCCGACCCGTCGGTCGCCGGACTGGTCCTGCTCGCCGCGGACGCCGAGCCCATGCACCGCGCCGCCGTCCGGGTCGCCCGCCACCTCGCCGCCCTGGCCCCCGGCCCCGACGCCGACCGGGCGGTGGCCGACCTCGCCCGCAAGGCCGACCTGGTCGACGACCCCGACCTCGCCCCCGACACCCCGGCACGCCTCCTGCCGCTGGGGTTCTCCGCCCCGTACTGGCTCGACCTGCGCTCCTACGACCCGGTCGCGACCGCCGCCGCCCTGGACCGTCCGCTGCTCCTGCTCCAGGGCGGCCGGGACTACCAGGTCACCGTCGCCGACGACCTGGCGCGCTGGCGGCGCGGCCTCGCGCACCGCGGCGACGTGACGATCCGCGTCCACCCGGACGCCAACCACCTCTTCCTGCCGGGCACCGGCCGCCCGTCCCCGGCCGAGTACGCGGTGCCCGGACACGTCGCCCCCGCCGTGGTCGACGAGATCGCCACCTGGCTGGGGCCGCGGTAG
- a CDS encoding helix-turn-helix domain-containing protein has protein sequence MDPLKLLAHPVRLRIVHALGGGRQLTTAQLCARLPDASKATVYRHVETLVGGGVLEVAEEHRVRGAVERHYRLRRDRAAIDAETIRTLTPDDHRQAFATATTALLAEFDAYLDREGSDPVADQVGYRQHTLWLSPAEMTELIGELRAAIAPRLANPPAPGRAQYLLSPVHFPVEAARPDTGHDSRPSG, from the coding sequence ATGGACCCCCTGAAGCTGCTCGCCCACCCCGTCCGGCTGCGGATCGTGCACGCGCTCGGCGGCGGACGGCAGTTGACCACCGCCCAGCTGTGCGCGCGCCTCCCGGACGCCTCCAAGGCCACCGTCTACCGGCACGTCGAGACGCTGGTGGGCGGCGGCGTCCTGGAGGTCGCGGAGGAGCACCGGGTGCGCGGGGCCGTCGAGCGGCACTACCGGCTGCGCCGGGACCGGGCCGCGATCGACGCCGAAACGATCCGCACGCTCACCCCGGACGACCACCGGCAGGCGTTCGCCACCGCGACGACCGCCCTGCTCGCCGAGTTCGACGCCTACCTCGACCGCGAGGGGTCGGACCCGGTGGCCGACCAGGTGGGCTACCGGCAGCACACCCTGTGGCTCAGCCCCGCCGAAATGACGGAGCTGATCGGCGAGTTGCGCGCGGCCATCGCCCCGCGCCTGGCCAACCCCCCGGCCCCCGGCCGGGCGCAGTACCTGCTCAGCCCCGTGCACTTCCCGGTCGAAGCGGCCCGGCCGGACACCGGGCACGACAGCCGCCCGTCCGGGTGA
- a CDS encoding class III extradiol dioxygenase subunit beta produces MRDAARAAGEVLVEEGAEQGQGYGPRPVPGIEGHPELAAHIAHSLIRDDFDLTLAHEMSVDHGLTVPLSLLFGDVERWPCKVIPFHVNVVQYPVPSGERCFRLGRALRRAVESYDRPLKVQVWGTGGMSHQLQGPRAGLINREWDNAFLDRLVRDPAGLARVPHLEYVEEAGSEGIELVMWLIARGAMSDLDAGGEIEVKHRFYHVPASNTAVGHLIIENHPRAGTPAGKE; encoded by the coding sequence GTGCGCGATGCCGCCCGGGCCGCCGGAGAGGTGCTGGTTGAGGAAGGGGCCGAGCAGGGCCAGGGCTACGGGCCGCGGCCCGTCCCGGGCATCGAGGGCCACCCCGAGCTCGCCGCGCACATCGCGCACTCGCTCATCCGCGACGACTTCGACCTCACCCTCGCCCACGAGATGAGCGTCGACCACGGCCTGACCGTCCCGCTGTCCCTGCTGTTCGGCGACGTCGAGCGGTGGCCGTGCAAGGTGATCCCGTTCCACGTCAACGTCGTTCAGTACCCCGTGCCCTCGGGCGAGAGGTGCTTCCGGCTCGGCCGGGCACTGCGCCGGGCCGTCGAGTCCTACGACCGGCCGCTGAAGGTCCAGGTGTGGGGGACCGGCGGCATGAGCCACCAACTCCAGGGCCCCCGGGCCGGCCTGATCAACCGCGAGTGGGACAACGCCTTCCTGGACCGGCTGGTCCGGGACCCGGCCGGCCTGGCGCGGGTGCCGCACCTGGAGTACGTCGAGGAGGCGGGCTCGGAGGGCATCGAACTGGTCATGTGGCTGATCGCCCGCGGCGCGATGAGCGACCTCGACGCAGGCGGCGAGATCGAGGTCAAGCACCGCTTCTACCACGTCCCGGCCTCCAACACGGCCGTCGGACACCTGATCATCGAGAACCACCCGCGGGCCGGGACGCCCGCCGGGAAGGAGTGA
- a CDS encoding Gfo/Idh/MocA family oxidoreductase: MTDDRTVRIALAGGGAFGAKHAAALRRIKGVEVTAAVSSTLDRARAFAAEHGIGRGVATLDEALAMDDVDAVVLATPTPMHAAQTLACLEAGKHVQVEIPLAASLADAEECLAAQRSTGLVAMAGHTRRFNPSHQWVRRRIRAGEFRIQQMDVQTYFFRRTNLNALGQQRSWTDHLLWHHAAHTVDLFAYQTGSPIVRANAIQGPVHPDLGIAMDMSIQLRAENGAICTLSLSFNNDGPLGTFFRYIGDTGTYLARYDDLFTGKDEPIDVSGVDVSTDGIELQDREFVAAIREGREPDSSIAQVMSCYRTLAALEAQLDAGA, from the coding sequence ATGACTGACGACCGGACCGTCCGGATCGCCCTCGCCGGCGGCGGCGCCTTCGGAGCCAAGCACGCGGCCGCGCTCAGGCGGATCAAGGGCGTCGAGGTGACCGCCGCCGTGAGCAGCACCCTCGACCGCGCCCGGGCGTTCGCCGCCGAGCACGGCATCGGCCGGGGCGTCGCCACCCTGGACGAGGCCCTGGCGATGGACGACGTCGACGCCGTCGTCCTCGCCACGCCCACCCCGATGCACGCCGCCCAGACCCTGGCCTGCCTGGAGGCGGGCAAGCACGTCCAGGTGGAGATCCCGCTGGCCGCCTCGCTGGCCGACGCCGAGGAGTGCCTGGCCGCGCAGCGGAGCACCGGACTCGTCGCGATGGCCGGGCACACCCGGCGCTTCAACCCCAGCCACCAGTGGGTGCGCCGGCGGATCCGGGCCGGCGAGTTCCGCATCCAGCAGATGGACGTGCAGACCTACTTCTTCCGCCGCACCAACCTCAACGCCCTCGGGCAGCAGCGCTCCTGGACCGACCACCTGCTGTGGCACCACGCCGCGCACACCGTCGACCTGTTCGCGTACCAGACCGGCTCGCCGATCGTCCGGGCCAACGCGATCCAGGGACCGGTCCACCCCGACCTCGGCATCGCGATGGACATGTCGATCCAGCTCCGCGCCGAGAACGGGGCGATCTGCACCCTGTCGCTCTCGTTCAACAACGACGGGCCGCTCGGTACGTTCTTCCGCTACATCGGCGACACCGGCACCTACCTCGCCCGCTACGACGACCTGTTCACCGGCAAGGACGAACCGATCGACGTCAGCGGCGTCGACGTCTCGACGGACGGCATCGAACTCCAGGACCGCGAGTTCGTCGCCGCCATCCGCGAGGGCCGCGAGCCGGACTCCTCCATCGCCCAGGTGATGTCCTGCTACCGCACCCTGGCCGCCCTGGAGGCACAGCTCGACGCCGGCGCCTGA
- a CDS encoding PP2C family protein-serine/threonine phosphatase encodes MQPRGTGVDLLLPVLPFAAMAAVAAVELSAGPEVGYLALFSIGPAFACVSGTVRRALLVGALAFVLCTAAACYDGMFGSRRATVALASVAGVTAAAALAAALRRRAERELADVRSVAEAAQRVLLRPVPTLAAGPWALAVSYTSAAAEARIGGDLYEVVPTAVGTTRVVVGDVQGKGLDAVETAAVALGAFREAAPEEPTLAAVGARMERALDRRLEGEEFVSAVLAEITADGAVTLLNYGHPPPLVVRADGAAQWAEPARCAPPLGLAALGPAGPEAHGLRLGTGDQLLLYTDGVTETRDRTGEFYPLLERSGLLSVDDPDGALEALRRDVAAYAAGPLKDDAAMMLLRRRSDERA; translated from the coding sequence ATGCAGCCCCGCGGAACCGGAGTGGACCTGCTGCTGCCCGTGCTGCCGTTCGCCGCCATGGCCGCCGTCGCCGCCGTCGAGCTCTCGGCGGGCCCCGAGGTCGGCTACCTCGCCCTGTTCTCCATCGGCCCGGCCTTCGCCTGCGTCAGCGGCACCGTCCGCCGCGCCCTGCTGGTCGGCGCGCTGGCCTTCGTCCTGTGCACGGCCGCCGCCTGCTACGACGGCATGTTCGGCAGCAGGCGGGCCACCGTCGCCCTCGCCTCGGTCGCCGGGGTCACCGCCGCCGCCGCCCTCGCCGCCGCACTGCGCCGACGGGCCGAACGCGAACTCGCCGACGTCCGCTCGGTCGCCGAGGCCGCCCAGCGGGTCCTGCTGCGCCCGGTGCCCACCCTGGCGGCCGGGCCGTGGGCCCTGGCGGTCTCCTACACCAGCGCCGCCGCCGAGGCCCGCATCGGCGGCGACCTCTACGAAGTGGTGCCGACCGCGGTGGGCACCACCCGGGTCGTGGTGGGCGATGTGCAGGGCAAGGGCCTGGACGCGGTGGAGACCGCCGCCGTCGCGCTGGGCGCTTTCCGCGAGGCCGCGCCCGAGGAGCCGACCCTGGCGGCGGTCGGCGCGCGGATGGAGCGCGCCCTCGACCGGCGCCTGGAGGGCGAGGAGTTCGTCAGCGCGGTCCTCGCCGAGATCACCGCCGACGGCGCCGTCACCCTCCTCAACTACGGCCACCCGCCACCGCTGGTCGTGCGCGCCGACGGCGCGGCCCAGTGGGCCGAACCCGCCCGGTGCGCCCCGCCGCTCGGCCTCGCCGCCCTCGGCCCCGCCGGGCCCGAGGCGCACGGCCTGCGCCTCGGCACGGGCGACCAACTGCTGCTCTACACCGACGGCGTCACCGAGACCCGCGACCGCACCGGCGAGTTCTACCCCCTGCTGGAGCGCTCCGGACTGCTGTCCGTCGACGACCCGGACGGCGCGCTGGAGGCGCTGCGCCGCGACGTCGCCGCCTACGCGGCCGGACCGCTCAAGGACGACGCCGCGATGATGCTGCTGCGCCGCCGCTCGGACGAGCGGGCTTGA
- a CDS encoding MarR family winged helix-turn-helix transcriptional regulator, which yields MTDDHSPSRPGSPNQGGLEEDLVTAVLTASRVLVAISARSLGEVAESLTLPQFRMLVLLHSRGAMSLSRLAEHLAVNPSTAMRMLERLTAAGMVVRDTRPEDRREVRAALTEQGARTVVGATERRREEIRRIVQAMPARQRTGLVQALRAFADAGAEPAAPHKQPEPLGW from the coding sequence ATGACGGACGATCACTCGCCATCACGACCCGGCTCCCCGAACCAGGGGGGACTCGAGGAGGACCTGGTCACCGCGGTCCTGACCGCCTCCCGGGTCCTGGTCGCCATCTCGGCGCGCTCGCTCGGCGAGGTCGCCGAGTCGCTGACGCTCCCCCAGTTCCGGATGCTCGTCCTGCTGCACTCCAGAGGTGCGATGAGCCTCTCGCGCCTGGCCGAGCACCTCGCCGTCAACCCGTCCACCGCGATGCGCATGCTGGAGCGGCTCACCGCCGCCGGCATGGTCGTGCGCGACACCCGCCCCGAGGACCGGCGCGAGGTGCGCGCCGCCCTCACCGAGCAGGGCGCCCGCACCGTCGTCGGGGCCACCGAGCGCCGCCGCGAGGAGATCCGCCGCATCGTCCAGGCCATGCCCGCCCGCCAGCGCACCGGCCTCGTCCAGGCCCTGCGGGCCTTCGCCGACGCCGGAGCCGAACCCGCCGCACCCCACAAGCAGCCCGAACCCCTCGGCTGGTAG
- a CDS encoding SigE family RNA polymerase sigma factor, with translation MTDEEFDAFYVSSFSLLVRQIYAMTGDYNEAQDAVQEAFLRAWGRRGQLSGSGSPHAWIRTVAWRLAVSRWRRARRGLDLVFRNHLHEDAPGPGPEHTALVAGLRKLPAAQRQAIVLFHLCDLTVAEVARETGVAEGTVKARLSRGRAALAEHLSDRDERELIRA, from the coding sequence ATGACCGATGAGGAGTTCGACGCGTTCTACGTGTCTTCGTTCTCCCTCCTGGTGAGGCAGATCTACGCCATGACAGGGGACTACAACGAGGCGCAGGACGCGGTGCAAGAAGCATTCCTGCGCGCCTGGGGGCGGCGCGGGCAACTGAGCGGCTCGGGCTCGCCCCACGCCTGGATCCGCACGGTGGCCTGGCGGCTGGCCGTCAGCCGCTGGCGGCGGGCGCGCCGGGGCCTGGACCTGGTGTTCCGCAACCACCTCCACGAGGACGCGCCCGGCCCCGGGCCCGAGCACACCGCGCTGGTCGCGGGGCTGCGCAAGCTCCCGGCGGCGCAGCGGCAGGCCATCGTCCTCTTCCACCTGTGCGATCTGACCGTGGCCGAGGTCGCCCGGGAGACCGGGGTCGCCGAGGGCACGGTCAAGGCCCGGCTCTCCCGCGGCCGTGCCGCACTGGCCGAACACCTTTCCGACCGGGACGAGAGGGAACTCATCCGTGCCTGA